The Roseibium sp. Sym1 nucleotide sequence AATTTCAAATGAAATGACTTGGCTGAAGTGACAAATTCACGGCCGGCATCGTTGGGGGCAGGATCGTTGCCGAACAGGCGGAAAGCGCAAGGAAGTGCAGCGCACTTTCGGGCGGCGCTGCCAATCGTTGATTTGTCACCAAAGCCTAACCCGGTATCCCGGGGCGGACGGGATTATCGCGACAGGGAATTCATCACGGTCTTGACCCGGTTGCCGCCTTCCTGCCGGGCCTGGAAAACGCAATTCTCGGCGGCGGCCAGGATGACTTCGGAACTTTCGGCGACGCCGGTCTGTTCCGCCACTGCGCAGGCGGCGCCGACCGATGCGGTGACGATGCCGTTGCCCGCCGTGTTCTCGGGATTGGGAATGCCGAGATCCTGAATGGCGAGGTGGATATAGGCGCTGATGGTTTCCGCGCCCATTTCATGCGTGCGCGGCAACAGCAGCGAGAATTCCGATGTTGCGGTCCGGGCCGCGATGTCCGCCGGCCGGCGCGCCGTTTCCTTCAGGGTCGTGGCGACCTTGTTGAGGCAGTCTTCCGCCGCGCTCGGACCGAAGTGATCGGCCAGGGCCTCGAAGCGGTCGAGAGAGACCTTGATCAGGCTCGTGTGGGTTCTCTCGCGCAATGCAATTGCCCATTCCCGACGCAGGCTGTCCTCGAAGGCGCGCCGGTTGTAAAGACCTGTCAGCGGGTCGGTCAGCGTGGCTGCCTCCAGCAAGCCTTCCAGTTCCTTGCGCTTTTCAATGCTGCGGAAATAGACGGCAAAGGCGTAGGGATTGCCGGACGGGTCTCTCAGCAAGTGGGCGGTGACCTCGGCCCAGACCAGTGCGCCGAGCGCGGACCGAAGCTGCAGGTCGGCATGCGGCAGGGGGGCATCCGGGTCGCCGGTGCCGGCAAGAATCCTGTGCAGCAGTTCGGCGTCGGCATTCGTCGCGCCGATATAGACAAGGTCGCTGAGGTGGTCGGCAAATTTGTAGGCGTCCCAGCCGAACAGCCGTTCCGCCGCCGGGGACAGGAAAGCAAGATCCCCCTTCAGCGACAACAGCACGACGGCTTCGCCGCTCAGGTTGACAAGCGTTTCGAAATCGATGCTGGACGGGTGGAGCGGTCCCTGGCCCGACGGGGATTTCCTGTTGCTCTCCAGCACCATCTCAGCCTCGCACAGATTTCAGATTGCAACGCATGGTAATATGAAACTGAACGGTATTCACGCTGCGAAATCAAGTGGCAAGCGCGGTCACCGGCAAATCGGGGATTGATCAGTTTCCACGAACAGCCTGAACAGGCCGAAACCCGGAGACAATTTGCTGCGATACATCGGTGAAAGCAGCCGCTGGCGGTCATGGTGGACCGATTTTGGCGAACCCGGCTTCAGGCACTGTCCAAACTGCTTAAGGGGCCCGCGCGAAAAGTCCGAAAATCGACCGGCCCGCGCTTGAAGAGGCAAAATCAACTGCCTAAGACATGTCATAACCCTGCCGGAACGCTATTATCCGGCAGACCAGCGCTGATTCGATGAAATCGGTGCCCGCCGTACCATTGTGAACTGTGACGAAAGAGCCGCATGACGCCAGCAATGATCGACGACACCACACTTTATGCAGTGCTCGCCCCCTTTGCCGCGGCAGCTGTGGCGCCGTTCCTGACCCGTTGGTTCAAGCACAATGCGGCCTGGCCGCTGGCAATCGTTCCGGCCCTGATTTTCCTCCATTTCACCGGGTTCGTCGAACCGGTCTCGCAAGGGGAAAGCTTTGTCGCCAGCAAGGCCTGGGCGCCGAGTTACGGCGTGAATTTCTCGGTCTATGTGGATGGCCTGTCGACGCTGTTCGCGCTGCTGATCTCCGGCAT carries:
- a CDS encoding GGDEF domain-containing protein, producing the protein MVLESNRKSPSGQGPLHPSSIDFETLVNLSGEAVVLLSLKGDLAFLSPAAERLFGWDAYKFADHLSDLVYIGATNADAELLHRILAGTGDPDAPLPHADLQLRSALGALVWAEVTAHLLRDPSGNPYAFAVYFRSIEKRKELEGLLEAATLTDPLTGLYNRRAFEDSLRREWAIALRERTHTSLIKVSLDRFEALADHFGPSAAEDCLNKVATTLKETARRPADIAARTATSEFSLLLPRTHEMGAETISAYIHLAIQDLGIPNPENTAGNGIVTASVGAACAVAEQTGVAESSEVILAAAENCVFQARQEGGNRVKTVMNSLSR